One genomic segment of Salinigranum rubrum includes these proteins:
- a CDS encoding monovalent cation/H+ antiporter complex subunit F → MATELPGFVELSLQAALVAAAALTLLVSYRVIQGPTVPDRVVGLDTIGTNVVAIAALWAMLSTQSFFVTVSLVLAIIGFISTITVARYVTEGDIIE, encoded by the coding sequence ATGGCGACTGAACTCCCCGGCTTCGTCGAACTGAGCCTGCAGGCCGCGCTCGTGGCGGCGGCCGCGCTGACGCTTCTGGTCTCGTACCGCGTCATCCAGGGGCCGACCGTCCCCGACCGCGTGGTGGGGCTGGACACCATCGGGACGAACGTCGTCGCCATCGCCGCCCTCTGGGCGATGCTCTCGACGCAGAGCTTCTTCGTCACGGTGAGCCTCGTCCTCGCCATCATCGGGTTCATCTCGACGATTACCGTGGCTCGCTACGTCACGGAGGGGGACATCATCGAATGA
- a CDS encoding DUF7351 domain-containing protein, producing the protein MNRLEAMELAQKSEHCLRPAEAFSLIGNEIRVTILEALWHADEPPVGFTTLYEHAGADNTAQFNYHLGQLTGHFVRKTDDGYELRTAGESVVQAAVEGSFNAHPDLDPIDTGDDCTQCEATLVATYSDEKLAIGCPTCGRTHGQYSFPPGGLIGRTEAETLSAFNQRVRHLHSLARDGVCPECSGQMRTEIVRGENCCLDADLRTEYTCLQCRHILCSTIGLALLDQPPVVSFYRDHGLDLQTMSYWQLNWCVSDDCTTVESADPWRIEVSITENGDTLTASLDEGLSIVTTYVSEGDASNQNFKKA; encoded by the coding sequence ATGAACAGGCTGGAGGCGATGGAACTCGCCCAGAAATCGGAGCACTGCCTCAGGCCTGCCGAGGCGTTTTCACTGATCGGTAACGAGATTCGGGTGACGATTCTGGAGGCCCTTTGGCACGCCGATGAGCCCCCGGTTGGTTTCACGACCCTCTACGAGCACGCCGGGGCGGATAACACCGCCCAATTCAACTACCATCTGGGCCAACTGACGGGCCACTTCGTTCGTAAAACAGACGATGGGTACGAACTCCGGACAGCCGGAGAGAGCGTCGTCCAGGCGGCCGTGGAAGGCTCGTTCAATGCCCACCCTGATCTTGATCCGATCGACACTGGCGACGACTGCACACAGTGTGAGGCGACGTTGGTTGCAACGTACAGTGACGAAAAGCTCGCCATCGGGTGTCCGACGTGTGGCCGCACGCACGGCCAGTATTCGTTTCCACCGGGTGGGTTGATCGGTCGTACCGAGGCCGAGACGCTCTCAGCGTTCAACCAGCGCGTTCGGCATCTCCACAGCCTCGCTAGGGATGGGGTCTGTCCGGAGTGCAGCGGCCAGATGCGGACCGAAATCGTCCGCGGTGAGAACTGCTGTCTCGATGCCGACCTCCGGACCGAATACACGTGTCTCCAGTGTCGTCATATCCTGTGCTCAACGATCGGTCTGGCGTTGCTCGACCAGCCACCAGTCGTTTCATTCTATCGGGACCACGGGCTCGACCTCCAGACGATGTCCTACTGGCAACTGAACTGGTGTGTGAGTGATGACTGCACAACCGTGGAGTCGGCGGATCCGTGGCGAATCGAGGTATCGATCACCGAAAACGGCGACACACTCACCGCCTCTCTCGATGAGGGCCTCTCGATCGTTACAACGTACGTATCGGAGGGTGACGCATCCAATCAGAATTTCAAAAAAGCGTGA
- a CDS encoding NAD(P)H-dependent flavin oxidoreductase produces the protein MPQLTTPLTDALGLDVPIVQAPIGSATCPALAASVANAGALGMLAVTWRDETVTREAITETKQQTEGVFGVNIVADSDAKSVPTETHVEVCLDEGIDIISFSFGDAAPYIEQIHSRGGVVLQSVGSAAEAKDAVDAGVDIIVAQGWEAGGHVQSEVATLPLVPRVVDAVPDTPVIAAGGIADGRGIAAVLTLGATGAWLGTRFLLTEEAYVHRLYRRRVIEAEETDTVYSTLFDEGWPDVPHRVIENGTVAEWKAAEQPSTERPGEGDVVAETGDGNPVRRYEDSLAVPEMSGDVEALPLYAGQSVGLTQELQPADELVAGLAEEALAALERAD, from the coding sequence ATGCCCCAGCTGACGACACCTCTTACCGATGCTCTCGGTCTTGACGTTCCCATCGTTCAAGCACCGATCGGAAGTGCGACTTGTCCTGCTTTGGCAGCCAGCGTTGCTAACGCTGGCGCACTTGGAATGCTGGCCGTTACATGGCGGGATGAAACGGTGACTCGTGAGGCGATCACTGAAACGAAACAGCAGACAGAGGGCGTCTTCGGTGTCAATATTGTTGCGGATTCTGACGCGAAGAGCGTCCCGACAGAAACCCACGTGGAGGTCTGTCTCGACGAAGGTATTGATATCATCTCCTTCTCGTTCGGAGATGCCGCGCCATACATCGAGCAGATCCATTCACGTGGTGGGGTCGTTCTCCAGTCAGTAGGGAGTGCTGCAGAGGCGAAGGATGCTGTCGATGCTGGTGTAGATATCATCGTTGCGCAGGGATGGGAAGCAGGCGGCCACGTTCAGAGCGAAGTCGCAACACTCCCCCTGGTTCCCCGTGTCGTTGATGCCGTACCTGACACACCAGTCATTGCCGCTGGGGGAATCGCAGATGGACGTGGAATCGCCGCAGTACTCACACTCGGCGCAACTGGTGCGTGGCTCGGTACGCGGTTCCTCCTAACGGAGGAAGCCTATGTCCATCGGCTGTATCGACGACGGGTGATCGAAGCGGAAGAGACTGATACAGTTTACTCGACGCTTTTCGACGAAGGGTGGCCAGACGTGCCGCATCGGGTAATCGAAAACGGGACTGTCGCAGAATGGAAGGCAGCAGAACAGCCTTCGACGGAACGACCGGGAGAAGGCGACGTTGTTGCGGAAACAGGTGATGGTAATCCGGTTCGGCGGTATGAGGATTCACTTGCAGTCCCCGAGATGAGTGGGGACGTAGAGGCATTACCGCTCTATGCAGGCCAGAGTGTCGGGTTAACCCAAGAACTGCAACCAGCAGATGAGCTCGTGGCGGGTCTCGCTGAAGAAGCACTAGCGGCACTGGAACGAGCCGACTGA
- a CDS encoding outer membrane protein assembly factor BamB family protein translates to MTDSALVLGYHGGLAGFGRDEGAHRWTRSPGGLGWVYPAVAHGRLYVGSPGPLYAYERRSSVNRVVDPTPRVAWEGRGPVFCSWPAVAGDRLVVADREPSFDEGTTTLWAFERDGTPAWRQRVPGTGRALAVTPGGTVVVSAGEEPSTVLACDVADGAVKWRREFDQYVREPVVAGDVVLVAGSPAELARNEVVRALDVDTGEGLWQWEVEGRAERLAAAGGRVYVGTDSGRVVALA, encoded by the coding sequence GTGACGGATTCGGCGCTCGTTCTGGGCTACCACGGCGGGCTCGCGGGGTTCGGGAGGGACGAGGGTGCACACCGCTGGACGCGCTCGCCCGGCGGCCTCGGCTGGGTGTATCCCGCCGTCGCACACGGGCGGCTGTACGTCGGCAGTCCCGGGCCGCTGTACGCGTACGAACGGCGGTCGAGCGTGAACCGAGTCGTAGACCCCACACCACGCGTGGCGTGGGAAGGGCGGGGGCCGGTGTTCTGCTCGTGGCCCGCCGTCGCCGGAGACAGACTCGTCGTCGCCGACCGCGAACCGTCCTTCGACGAGGGGACAACGACCCTGTGGGCCTTCGAGCGGGACGGAACGCCCGCCTGGCGGCAGCGCGTCCCGGGGACCGGACGCGCGCTCGCGGTGACGCCCGGGGGAACGGTCGTCGTCTCGGCGGGCGAGGAGCCCTCGACAGTTCTCGCATGCGACGTCGCCGACGGCGCGGTCAAGTGGAGACGGGAGTTCGACCAGTACGTCCGCGAACCGGTCGTCGCCGGCGACGTCGTCCTCGTCGCGGGGTCGCCGGCGGAACTGGCGCGGAACGAGGTGGTGCGGGCGCTCGACGTCGACACCGGCGAGGGGTTGTGGCAGTGGGAGGTCGAGGGGAGGGCTGAGCGACTCGCGGCGGCCGGGGGTCGAGTCTACGTCGGCACCGATTCCGGGCGCGTCGTCGCGCTGGCGTGA
- a CDS encoding helix-turn-helix domain-containing protein — protein MSDSLRVELAISCRSHCPVAEASVTVDGEIGDVSQAVVGGERLDEYRVPRETTGAVGTPVFETSEEVVYRTSRPCGTGCPCERIEAAGCPTTSVRAVDGRLVVSFHAPDRATVRQAVEALQGDFDVELRRLVASGGSEAESDTRVVDRARLTDRQREVIEAAHRLGYFEYPRRTTAEAVAGTLGVSPSAFAETLRAAERAVLDEFFPA, from the coding sequence ATGTCAGACAGTCTCCGTGTCGAACTCGCCATCTCGTGTCGATCACACTGTCCAGTCGCCGAGGCATCCGTGACCGTCGACGGAGAAATCGGCGACGTCTCGCAGGCGGTGGTCGGCGGGGAACGACTCGACGAGTATCGGGTCCCCCGGGAGACGACGGGCGCGGTCGGAACGCCGGTGTTCGAGACGAGCGAGGAAGTGGTGTACCGCACCTCCCGGCCGTGTGGGACCGGGTGTCCCTGCGAGCGAATCGAGGCGGCGGGGTGTCCCACGACCAGCGTCCGCGCGGTCGACGGCCGACTCGTCGTCTCCTTTCACGCGCCCGACCGGGCGACGGTTCGGCAGGCGGTGGAGGCGCTCCAGGGGGACTTCGACGTGGAACTCCGACGGCTCGTCGCCAGCGGGGGCAGCGAGGCGGAGAGCGACACGAGGGTCGTCGACCGGGCGCGCCTCACCGACCGCCAGCGTGAGGTCATCGAGGCCGCCCACCGACTGGGGTACTTCGAGTACCCGCGACGGACCACGGCCGAGGCCGTCGCGGGGACGCTCGGCGTCTCACCCTCCGCGTTCGCCGAGACGCTCCGCGCCGCAGAGCGGGCGGTCCTCGACGAGTTCTTCCCAGCATAG
- the mnhG gene encoding monovalent cation/H(+) antiporter subunit G: MTAEAASAVSIGPVRGALIVLLVAVGVAFLVVGTVGLLRLPDVYNRMHATSKATTLGAASIALAAFVFYGPGGDGLIGLVTVVFLFVTAPTGAHMISQAAHRMGVGFYGGVEWPGEGGGERAEEVGQDGSETGSASPGDD; the protein is encoded by the coding sequence ATGACCGCCGAAGCCGCCAGCGCCGTCTCCATCGGCCCGGTGCGCGGCGCACTGATCGTCCTCTTGGTCGCCGTCGGCGTCGCCTTCCTCGTCGTCGGGACGGTCGGCCTCCTCAGACTGCCCGACGTCTACAACCGGATGCACGCGACGTCGAAGGCGACGACGCTCGGAGCGGCCTCTATCGCGCTCGCCGCGTTCGTCTTTTATGGACCCGGCGGCGACGGCCTCATCGGACTCGTCACCGTCGTCTTCCTCTTCGTCACCGCGCCGACGGGCGCGCACATGATTTCGCAGGCCGCCCACCGCATGGGCGTCGGCTTTTACGGCGGGGTGGAGTGGCCCGGCGAGGGCGGGGGCGAGCGCGCCGAGGAGGTCGGACAGGACGGTTCGGAGACGGGCAGCGCGTCGCCCGGCGACGACTGA
- a CDS encoding NADP-dependent oxidoreductase has product MKAIQLQKPEGIETLTYDDVPRPEPDRHELRVQVHAAGINPIDWLMCRGDLSHLLDREVPWTPGWDVSGVIEAVGANVTGFNPGDTVCGMARLPGGGGAFAEYITMRSDELTDKPQSLSHLEAAGVPMAGQTAFHALYEEGNLGAGQRVLIHAAAGGVGHMAAQFAANTGAHVIGTASGRNEAFLRELGVDKFVNYRHKRFEDVVDDVDVVLDAVGGDVLERSVEIVQPGGIVVTLPEPPSERVVERYNEHGVDVSFFDAILDSDPATLRRVAAHADSEVVAPRISGTYPLSEVQDALERSADGHVRGKLVVDLTADADD; this is encoded by the coding sequence ATGAAAGCGATTCAACTCCAGAAGCCCGAGGGTATCGAGACACTGACCTACGACGATGTTCCCCGTCCCGAACCGGATCGGCACGAACTCCGCGTTCAGGTTCACGCTGCCGGAATCAATCCCATCGACTGGCTCATGTGTCGCGGTGACCTCTCACACCTGCTCGACAGAGAGGTCCCGTGGACGCCCGGCTGGGACGTGTCAGGTGTTATCGAAGCCGTCGGAGCCAACGTAACCGGGTTCAACCCGGGCGATACGGTCTGCGGAATGGCACGCCTTCCCGGTGGGGGAGGGGCATTTGCCGAATACATCACGATGAGGAGCGACGAACTCACTGACAAGCCGCAGTCACTCTCTCATCTGGAAGCTGCGGGCGTTCCGATGGCGGGGCAGACTGCGTTCCACGCACTCTACGAGGAAGGTAATCTTGGTGCCGGACAGCGCGTTCTCATCCATGCAGCCGCTGGTGGCGTTGGTCATATGGCCGCCCAGTTCGCGGCGAATACGGGCGCTCACGTGATCGGAACCGCCTCTGGACGCAACGAGGCGTTCCTCCGCGAACTCGGGGTCGACAAGTTCGTCAACTACCGTCACAAGCGATTCGAAGACGTGGTAGACGACGTCGACGTCGTCCTCGATGCCGTTGGCGGTGACGTCCTCGAACGGTCGGTCGAGATCGTCCAACCAGGGGGCATCGTCGTCACGCTTCCGGAGCCTCCCTCAGAGAGAGTTGTCGAACGATACAACGAGCACGGTGTCGACGTCAGCTTTTTCGACGCCATTCTGGATTCGGACCCGGCGACGCTTCGACGGGTCGCGGCCCACGCTGATTCCGAAGTCGTTGCACCGCGGATCAGTGGCACGTATCCACTGTCCGAGGTACAGGATGCACTCGAGCGGAGCGCAGACGGTCACGTCCGTGGCAAGCTTGTCGTCGACCTCACGGCGGACGCCGATGACTGA
- a CDS encoding type II toxin-antitoxin system RatA family toxin — translation MDQIVVSTVVYLPPDEVYDFLADFSRYPKYSEYLKNVHQRGDGGAGTRYDMRFAWWKLTYTLRSEVTDVDPPWRIDWRIVKDLDAHGDWQVEELDELPDDAPADAETACRVTLDVSFDPQTARDGTVDLPRFVSFDFVVDKIKPVLVKEAQKVVERIVADIEGRHRPVELVVERRPS, via the coding sequence GTGGACCAGATCGTCGTCAGCACCGTGGTCTACCTCCCGCCTGACGAGGTGTACGATTTCCTCGCCGACTTCTCGCGCTACCCGAAGTACTCCGAGTACCTCAAGAACGTTCACCAGCGCGGCGACGGCGGCGCGGGAACCCGCTACGACATGCGCTTCGCGTGGTGGAAGCTCACCTACACCCTCAGGTCGGAGGTGACCGACGTCGACCCGCCGTGGCGCATCGACTGGCGCATCGTGAAGGACCTCGACGCCCACGGCGACTGGCAGGTCGAAGAACTCGACGAACTGCCCGACGACGCCCCGGCGGACGCCGAGACGGCCTGTCGGGTGACGCTCGACGTGTCGTTCGACCCCCAGACCGCCCGGGACGGAACCGTGGACCTCCCGCGGTTCGTCTCGTTCGACTTCGTCGTCGACAAGATCAAGCCCGTGCTGGTGAAGGAGGCCCAGAAGGTGGTCGAGCGCATCGTCGCCGACATCGAGGGCCGTCACAGACCGGTCGAACTCGTGGTCGAGCGGCGGCCCTCCTGA
- the coaBC gene encoding bifunctional phosphopantothenoylcysteine decarboxylase/phosphopantothenate--cysteine ligase CoaBC translates to MLEGVNVALGVSGSIAAVKCVELAHELRRHGASVRGVMTPAARGIIHPWALEFATERDVVTEITGRVEHVELCGREGWADVLLLAPATANTVGKVASAVDDTPVTTCATTALGAGVPVVCAPAMHEPMYDHPGVLDALGGLEAWGVEFVDPRIEEGKAKIATEAAIVTGVARALSEKPLDGRHVVVTAGATAEPVDPVRLLTNRSSGKMGRALARACHVRGATVTLVHGTGSSRPDIDAHYADVEWVESGAEMLDATLDACDDADALASAAAISDFTVSREEEKIRSGEARTLELLPAPKLIDSVREASPDLPIVGFKTETSGDDEAMVEEARRVMDRAGLAFVVANDASVMGAEETRALLVGEESEPFAGSKLALGERIADELVGVLQ, encoded by the coding sequence ATGCTCGAAGGAGTCAACGTCGCCCTCGGTGTCTCGGGCTCTATCGCGGCCGTGAAGTGCGTCGAACTCGCACACGAACTCCGGCGACACGGCGCGTCGGTCCGTGGGGTGATGACTCCCGCCGCGCGAGGAATCATCCACCCCTGGGCGCTGGAGTTCGCCACCGAGCGCGACGTCGTCACCGAGATCACGGGGCGCGTCGAGCACGTCGAACTCTGCGGGCGCGAGGGCTGGGCAGACGTCCTCCTCCTGGCGCCGGCGACCGCCAACACCGTCGGAAAGGTCGCCAGCGCCGTCGACGACACGCCCGTGACGACCTGTGCGACGACGGCGCTGGGTGCCGGCGTCCCAGTCGTCTGCGCGCCGGCGATGCACGAACCGATGTACGACCACCCGGGCGTCCTCGACGCGCTCGGCGGGTTGGAGGCGTGGGGCGTCGAGTTCGTCGACCCTCGCATCGAGGAGGGGAAGGCGAAGATTGCCACCGAGGCGGCCATCGTCACGGGCGTCGCCCGCGCGCTCTCGGAGAAACCCCTCGACGGGAGACACGTCGTCGTCACCGCGGGCGCGACTGCCGAACCCGTCGACCCCGTCCGCCTGCTGACGAACCGCTCCTCGGGAAAGATGGGTCGGGCGCTCGCGCGCGCCTGTCACGTCCGGGGCGCGACCGTGACGCTCGTTCACGGCACCGGGAGTTCCAGACCAGACATCGACGCCCACTACGCGGACGTCGAGTGGGTCGAGTCCGGCGCGGAGATGCTCGACGCGACGCTCGACGCCTGCGACGACGCGGACGCGCTCGCGTCGGCGGCGGCCATCTCCGACTTCACGGTTTCGAGAGAAGAGGAGAAGATCCGGTCGGGCGAGGCACGGACGCTCGAACTCCTCCCCGCGCCGAAGCTCATCGACTCGGTTCGGGAGGCGTCCCCCGACCTCCCCATCGTCGGGTTCAAAACGGAGACCAGCGGCGACGACGAGGCCATGGTCGAGGAAGCACGACGCGTCATGGACCGTGCGGGCCTCGCGTTCGTCGTCGCCAACGACGCGAGCGTGATGGGGGCAGAGGAGACGCGGGCGCTTCTCGTCGGGGAGGAGTCCGAACCGTTCGCCGGGTCGAAACTGGCGCTCGGCGAGCGAATCGCCGACGAACTGGTCGGGGTTCTCCAGTAA
- a CDS encoding NADPH-dependent FMN reductase has protein sequence MSDKTEPRVVAICGSLRDNSRTRVALGEALTASEEAGATTELIDLRDHELPSLNAVNRDVPGANTLRKTVNRADSVLLGTPNYHGSYSGALKNALDYCGRDQFTGTTVGLLEVAAGDFPGSALIHLRAVSRSLRAWTLPTEVAIPDSPSVVDERRITDSDIAERIHRLGQELTFYAGMSDYPEQTKRIASAGIDSRATDSHMHK, from the coding sequence ATGTCAGATAAAACCGAACCACGGGTCGTCGCAATCTGTGGCAGTCTGCGCGACAACAGTCGGACACGGGTCGCACTCGGTGAAGCACTAACAGCGTCCGAAGAGGCTGGTGCGACGACAGAACTCATCGATCTACGGGACCACGAGTTGCCGAGTCTGAACGCCGTGAACAGGGACGTCCCAGGCGCCAACACGCTACGAAAGACCGTAAATCGGGCCGATAGCGTCCTGCTCGGCACTCCAAATTATCACGGGTCCTATTCGGGAGCGTTGAAGAACGCACTCGACTACTGTGGTCGCGACCAGTTCACGGGAACGACGGTCGGTCTTCTCGAGGTGGCTGCCGGAGACTTCCCAGGGTCGGCCCTCATTCATCTCCGAGCAGTAAGCCGGTCGTTGCGCGCGTGGACGCTACCCACCGAAGTCGCGATTCCGGATTCGCCCTCGGTCGTAGACGAGCGTCGGATCACAGATTCGGACATTGCCGAGCGGATACACCGACTCGGGCAAGAACTCACGTTCTACGCCGGTATGTCGGACTACCCAGAGCAGACCAAACGGATTGCTTCTGCCGGTATCGACAGTAGGGCCACCGACTCACACATGCACAAATGA
- a CDS encoding FAD-binding protein, producing the protein MNASDSDSGARDVLVVGGGVAGLTAATFTARAGLDTLVLNGGESILRRNAHLENVPGCPAGVNPRLFAGLLEEQAARNGVAVAPGRVVRVDPRDSGFVVTTAAGDAYEARYVVAASWSDASYLPDDVSCRTAGSKTYVDEDGVGRISVAGLYAAGRLSEQYHQAVVAAGHGAAVGITLLHDSGTPFYNDWVTPDGYFTERGREVPPGCEEIDAAEQARRQAESRELMRDRFANPHPQTQRTHPSLVDDERGRVDESWEVGDD; encoded by the coding sequence ATGAACGCTTCCGACTCGGACTCCGGCGCCCGGGACGTCCTCGTCGTCGGCGGCGGCGTCGCCGGCCTCACCGCGGCGACGTTCACCGCCCGCGCCGGTCTCGACACGCTCGTGCTGAACGGCGGCGAGTCCATCCTCCGCAGAAACGCCCACCTGGAGAACGTCCCCGGCTGCCCCGCCGGGGTCAACCCGAGGCTGTTCGCCGGCCTCCTCGAAGAGCAGGCCGCGCGGAACGGCGTCGCCGTCGCGCCGGGAAGAGTCGTCCGCGTCGACCCCCGCGACTCGGGGTTCGTGGTGACGACCGCCGCGGGCGACGCGTACGAGGCACGGTACGTCGTCGCCGCCTCGTGGAGCGACGCCTCGTACCTCCCCGACGACGTCTCCTGTCGAACTGCCGGCTCGAAGACGTACGTCGACGAGGACGGCGTCGGTCGGATCTCGGTCGCCGGCCTCTACGCCGCCGGCCGGCTGAGCGAGCAGTACCACCAGGCGGTCGTCGCCGCGGGCCACGGGGCGGCGGTGGGAATCACGCTCCTCCACGACTCCGGAACCCCGTTCTACAACGACTGGGTCACGCCCGACGGCTACTTCACCGAGCGAGGCAGGGAGGTACCGCCGGGGTGTGAGGAGATAGACGCCGCCGAGCAGGCGCGGCGGCAGGCCGAGTCGCGGGAACTGATGCGCGACCGCTTCGCCAACCCCCACCCCCAGACCCAGCGGACCCACCCCTCGCTCGTCGACGACGAACGGGGGAGAGTCGACGAGTCGTGGGAGGTCGGAGACGACTGA
- a CDS encoding globin-coupled sensor protein produces the protein MVDAFYDRLHSDREASAVLDRSSLPLEALQRSQETYLRGLVAGTYDLDYVARRARVGKVHDMLGLGPDLYLGAYGVYYEGLVRAIGDDAVARHGDGEDEDAVDAAVDEVVERVTSLSKVISFDQAVAMETYIESYASRLERALERHERLASDVERDVEAPVESLQETAERVAERSGRIDEHATALTERAGTVTAEVSNLSATVEEIAATADEVETKSAEAERLAERGHDSAAAAARAMADVNTASAEVAADVEALETRVDHIDDIVEVIDSIADQTNILALNASIEAARAGEAGDGFAVVADEVKSLAGDAQAQARQIETTVAEIQADTAETASSLDHVTERVAAGIEQVDDAQSDLADIAEAVRETAEGIRSVAAATDEQASSTESVASMADDVAETAAEVSTGVGDIATATDEQATMIEDVRAATARLTASDDDSA, from the coding sequence CTGGTCGACGCGTTCTACGACCGGCTACACAGCGACCGCGAGGCGTCGGCCGTCCTCGACCGGTCGTCGCTCCCGCTCGAGGCGCTGCAGCGGTCCCAGGAGACGTACCTCCGCGGCCTCGTCGCCGGGACGTACGACCTCGACTACGTGGCCCGTCGGGCGAGAGTGGGCAAGGTCCACGACATGCTCGGTCTCGGTCCGGACCTGTACCTCGGCGCGTACGGCGTCTACTACGAGGGACTCGTCCGCGCCATCGGCGACGACGCGGTCGCCCGACACGGCGACGGCGAAGACGAGGACGCGGTCGACGCCGCCGTCGACGAGGTGGTCGAGCGCGTCACCTCCCTGTCGAAGGTCATCTCGTTCGACCAGGCCGTCGCGATGGAGACGTACATCGAGTCGTACGCCTCGCGGTTAGAGCGTGCCCTGGAACGACACGAACGGCTCGCGAGCGACGTCGAACGCGACGTCGAAGCCCCCGTCGAGTCGCTTCAGGAGACCGCCGAGCGCGTCGCCGAGCGCTCCGGGAGGATCGACGAGCACGCGACCGCGCTCACCGAGCGCGCGGGGACGGTCACGGCGGAGGTCTCGAACCTGAGTGCGACGGTCGAGGAGATCGCCGCGACGGCCGACGAGGTCGAGACGAAGAGCGCGGAGGCCGAGCGACTCGCGGAGCGTGGACACGATTCCGCCGCCGCCGCGGCGCGAGCGATGGCCGACGTGAACACGGCGTCGGCCGAGGTCGCCGCCGACGTGGAGGCGCTCGAAACCCGCGTCGACCACATCGACGACATCGTCGAGGTCATCGACTCCATCGCGGACCAGACGAACATCCTCGCGCTCAACGCGAGCATCGAGGCCGCCCGCGCCGGCGAGGCGGGCGACGGGTTCGCCGTCGTCGCCGACGAGGTGAAGTCCCTCGCCGGGGACGCCCAGGCGCAGGCGCGGCAGATAGAGACGACCGTCGCGGAGATTCAGGCCGACACGGCCGAGACGGCGTCGAGCCTCGACCACGTCACGGAACGCGTGGCGGCGGGAATCGAGCAGGTCGACGACGCACAGTCGGACCTCGCGGACATCGCGGAGGCGGTCCGCGAGACCGCAGAGGGGATCAGGAGCGTCGCCGCGGCGACCGACGAACAGGCGTCGAGTACCGAGTCGGTCGCGAGCATGGCCGACGACGTCGCCGAGACGGCGGCGGAGGTTTCGACCGGCGTCGGCGACATCGCCACGGCGACCGACGAGCAGGCGACGATGATCGAGGACGTCCGCGCGGCGACCGCGCGGCTCACGGCGTCGGACGACGATTCGGCGTAG
- a CDS encoding FkbM family methyltransferase gives MGAGRQLVKTLGPDPIIDPLYRLERQLRYRLAGETYAVEASGARARFRIPTQNEWSDFVSIAERPILEDLASSIRRDDVFYDIGANTGLYSCLMANLVEQPVIALEPHPQNARRLEENAELNGADVSVFEYALADSAGDSELSIVLDKIGSAGHSLVSDEGPNTITVPKIRGDDFIADEDLPAPTVLKIDVEGAEYQVLRGLESALSRSDCRMVYCETHADRLRAQGVSVSDVRDELVSHGFSVTEVTVRQGKGETFLVGKADGSSGG, from the coding sequence ATGGGCGCCGGCCGCCAACTCGTGAAAACACTTGGACCTGATCCGATAATCGATCCTCTGTACCGGCTGGAACGGCAACTTCGCTACCGGTTGGCGGGTGAAACCTACGCCGTTGAGGCTTCGGGTGCTCGGGCGCGGTTCCGGATTCCGACACAAAACGAATGGTCTGACTTCGTGTCGATTGCAGAACGGCCGATCCTCGAAGACCTCGCTTCGAGCATCCGGAGGGACGATGTGTTCTACGATATCGGGGCGAACACCGGGCTGTATTCCTGTTTGATGGCGAACCTGGTAGAGCAACCCGTGATTGCGCTCGAGCCGCATCCCCAAAACGCCAGACGGTTGGAAGAGAACGCCGAACTCAACGGAGCAGACGTCTCCGTGTTCGAGTACGCGCTCGCCGATTCGGCGGGGGACTCGGAGCTGTCGATCGTGTTAGACAAAATCGGATCGGCCGGCCATTCGCTAGTAAGTGACGAAGGGCCCAATACGATCACGGTTCCAAAGATTCGGGGAGACGACTTCATCGCCGACGAAGACCTCCCTGCTCCGACGGTGCTCAAGATTGACGTCGAGGGCGCCGAATACCAAGTTCTCAGGGGGTTGGAGTCGGCGTTATCGCGCTCCGACTGTCGGATGGTCTACTGTGAAACGCACGCGGATCGACTCCGGGCACAGGGGGTATCGGTGTCGGACGTCCGGGATGAACTCGTGTCCCACGGGTTCTCTGTCACGGAGGTTACTGTCCGGCAGGGGAAGGGAGAGACGTTTCTCGTAGGAAAGGCCGACGGTTCAAGCGGCGGGTAG